The following are from one region of the Actinoplanes sp. L3-i22 genome:
- a CDS encoding nucleoside-diphosphate sugar epimerase/dehydratase yields the protein MRTHPATDSAAGEWPSRATPWFRAALPGRAARAGADALALATALLIATLLRHDGHLQWLNGPGLVELALVAALVHTAAGIQFGLYTGRWSYGCFEEILALAKTAAVTTPLVFVLDTLLGRLVPRSAIIGAGLIGLVLAAGVRYAVRLLHDQRLRPSPEPGSRVVVMGAGEGATQVIRAMLRSPSSPYVPVALLDDDPTKRARQVMGVKVAGTRHAMAEVVRRFRADTVVIAIPSADASLIRSLTELAAPLNVDVKVVPRVVELFGRTVSVEDIRPVSHADLLGRREITIDLAAVSGYLQGRRVLVTGAGGSIGSELCRQVARFNPASLVMLDRDESGLHAVQLSLDGRGMLDDRNLVVADIRDQQRLDEVFAEHRPHVVFHAAALKHLPLLEMHPSEALKTNIIGTYQILQTAIRHNVDRLVNISTDKAADPCSVLGYSKRITERLTAAADAAAPGTYTSVRFGNVLGSRGSVLTAFAAQVEAGGPITVTDPEVNRYFMTVQEAVRLVVQAGALESHGEVLVLDMGEPVRIADVARRIAASAGRHIQIVYTGLRPGEKLAEVLLGPDEPDHRPNHPLISQAPVPPLDGAVLSLLDPSSPREDLIAVLRWLAESPALPGRIPAPQPRPGGRVGKRQAEFTMRLGRHP from the coding sequence ATGCGAACACACCCGGCCACGGACTCTGCTGCCGGCGAGTGGCCGAGCCGGGCGACGCCGTGGTTCCGCGCGGCGCTGCCCGGCCGAGCAGCCCGGGCCGGCGCCGACGCGCTGGCCCTGGCCACCGCCCTGCTCATCGCCACCCTGCTGCGCCACGACGGGCACCTGCAGTGGCTCAACGGACCCGGACTGGTCGAGCTGGCCCTGGTCGCCGCGCTGGTGCACACCGCCGCCGGCATCCAGTTCGGCCTCTACACCGGCCGCTGGTCCTACGGCTGCTTCGAGGAGATCCTGGCCCTGGCCAAGACCGCGGCGGTCACCACCCCGCTGGTGTTCGTGCTGGACACGCTGCTCGGCCGGCTGGTGCCGCGCTCGGCGATCATCGGGGCCGGCCTGATCGGGCTGGTGCTCGCGGCCGGCGTCCGGTACGCCGTGCGGCTGCTGCACGACCAGCGGCTGAGGCCGAGCCCCGAGCCCGGCAGCCGGGTCGTGGTGATGGGCGCCGGGGAGGGCGCCACCCAGGTGATCCGGGCGATGCTGCGGAGCCCGTCCAGCCCGTACGTGCCGGTCGCCCTGCTCGACGACGACCCGACCAAGCGCGCCCGGCAGGTGATGGGCGTGAAGGTGGCCGGCACCCGGCACGCGATGGCCGAGGTGGTGCGCCGCTTCCGGGCGGACACCGTGGTGATCGCGATCCCGAGCGCGGACGCCTCGCTGATCCGGTCGCTGACCGAGCTGGCCGCGCCGCTGAACGTGGACGTCAAGGTGGTGCCGCGGGTGGTCGAGCTGTTCGGGCGCACGGTCAGCGTCGAGGACATCCGGCCGGTCAGCCACGCCGACCTGCTCGGCCGCCGGGAGATCACCATCGACCTGGCCGCGGTCTCCGGTTATCTGCAGGGCCGGCGGGTGCTGGTCACCGGGGCCGGCGGCTCGATCGGCTCGGAGCTGTGCCGGCAGGTCGCCCGGTTCAACCCGGCCAGCCTGGTGATGCTCGACCGGGACGAGTCCGGCCTGCACGCGGTGCAGCTGTCGCTGGACGGCCGGGGCATGCTCGACGACCGCAACCTGGTCGTCGCCGACATCCGCGACCAGCAGCGGCTCGACGAGGTGTTCGCCGAGCACCGGCCGCACGTGGTGTTCCACGCCGCGGCGCTCAAGCACCTGCCGCTGCTGGAGATGCACCCGTCCGAGGCGCTCAAGACCAACATCATCGGCACGTACCAGATCCTGCAGACCGCGATCCGGCACAACGTCGACCGGCTGGTCAACATCTCCACCGACAAGGCCGCCGACCCGTGCAGCGTGCTCGGCTACTCCAAGCGGATCACCGAGCGGCTCACCGCGGCCGCCGACGCGGCCGCGCCCGGCACGTACACCAGCGTCCGGTTCGGCAACGTGCTCGGCAGCCGCGGCTCGGTGCTTACCGCGTTCGCCGCGCAGGTCGAGGCGGGCGGGCCGATCACGGTCACCGACCCCGAGGTCAACCGGTACTTCATGACCGTGCAGGAGGCGGTCCGGCTGGTCGTGCAGGCCGGCGCGCTGGAGAGCCACGGCGAGGTGCTGGTGCTGGACATGGGCGAGCCGGTGCGGATCGCCGACGTGGCCCGGCGGATCGCGGCGAGTGCCGGCCGGCACATCCAGATCGTCTACACCGGACTGCGGCCCGGCGAGAAGCTCGCCGAGGTGCTGCTCGGCCCGGACGAGCCGGATCACCGGCCGAACCATCCGCTGATCTCGCAGGCCCCGGTGCCGCCGCTGGACGGGGCGGTGCTCTCGCTGCTCGACCCGTCGTCGCCGCGCGAGGACCTGATCGCGGTGCTGCGCTGGCTCGCGGAGAGTCCCGCGCTGCCCGGCCGGATTCCGGCGCCGCAGCCGCGCCCCGGCGGCCGGGTCGGCAAGCGCCAGGCCGAGTTCACCATGCGCCTGGGCCGGCACCCATGA
- a CDS encoding glycosyltransferase has protein sequence MISTAAEGGAEHQLRLLLRRLPHDSEVVTLSPPGTEARAIQAGGTPVHELTTACDRDLSAIVRLRRLIRRGHYDLVHTHLYRACVQGRIAARLAGVPHVVATEHHLGRPGATRLGPLYLLSERLGEMTIAATSTVADRLRGWGVPDERIATIPRAIDPSEYRFDPALRTAARARLGVADDVPVIGVTGRLTPAKRFDLLIRAIAEVPAAVLLLVGDGPARPALEQLAIIEDVADRVLFTGAVRHPREMLCAMDVFASPDQNTWGLAVLEAIAAGLPAVYAACAPLEERAAARLPVRGTHRLSPHDRESLPRTLRAEALCFAERRGARLPARTAGLRYDADHLAAAVEQVYERVTLTEPAPGPFRTPGCGRAPNA, from the coding sequence GTGATCAGCACTGCGGCGGAGGGCGGCGCCGAACATCAGCTCCGGCTGCTGCTGCGCCGCCTGCCCCACGACAGCGAGGTGGTCACGCTCTCCCCACCCGGCACCGAGGCCCGGGCCATCCAGGCCGGCGGGACCCCGGTGCACGAGCTGACCACCGCCTGCGACCGGGACCTGTCGGCGATCGTCCGGCTGCGCCGCCTGATCCGCCGCGGCCACTACGACCTGGTCCACACCCACCTGTACCGGGCGTGCGTGCAGGGCCGGATCGCCGCCCGGCTGGCCGGCGTCCCGCACGTGGTCGCCACCGAACACCACCTCGGCCGCCCCGGCGCCACCCGGCTCGGCCCGCTCTACCTGCTCAGCGAGCGGCTCGGCGAGATGACGATCGCGGCCACCAGCACGGTCGCCGACCGGCTGCGCGGCTGGGGCGTCCCGGACGAGCGGATCGCCACCATCCCGCGCGCCATCGACCCGTCCGAATACCGTTTCGACCCCGCGCTGCGCACCGCCGCCCGCGCCCGGCTCGGCGTCGCCGACGACGTACCGGTGATCGGCGTGACCGGCCGGCTCACCCCGGCCAAACGCTTCGACCTGCTGATCCGCGCGATCGCCGAGGTGCCCGCGGCGGTCCTGCTGCTGGTCGGCGACGGCCCGGCCCGCCCCGCCCTGGAACAGCTCGCGATCATCGAGGACGTCGCCGACCGGGTGCTGTTCACCGGCGCGGTCCGGCACCCGCGCGAGATGCTCTGCGCGATGGACGTCTTCGCCTCCCCCGACCAGAACACCTGGGGGCTCGCGGTGCTCGAGGCGATCGCGGCCGGCCTGCCCGCGGTCTACGCCGCGTGCGCGCCGCTGGAGGAACGGGCCGCCGCCCGGCTCCCGGTCCGCGGCACCCACCGGCTCTCCCCGCACGACCGGGAGTCACTGCCCCGGACCCTGCGCGCGGAAGCCCTCTGCTTCGCCGAACGCCGCGGCGCCCGGCTGCCGGCCCGCACCGCCGGCCTGCGCTACGACGCCGACCACCTGGCCGCCGCCGTCGAGCAGGTCTACGAACGGGTCACCCTGACCGAGCCGGCTCCCGGGCCGTTCCGAACACCAGGCTGCGGACGCGCTCCGAACGCATGA
- a CDS encoding VanZ family protein, translating into MRGEQFEVPALPVLLPLGGILMVLSYLWLRRRGQLSTRRLLAVWALTWYGLAVLGATMLPMHLAWGPDAGPPETYRILLIPTLSMRRRDFVLNMMMTLPLAALLHVNFGIADKLRVVRIGFLLSLCIEITQLVMILTVHGNRWADVNDLLSNTIGTIFGFVAWHRLMRSERVRSLVFGTAREPARSG; encoded by the coding sequence ATGCGTGGTGAACAGTTCGAGGTGCCGGCGTTGCCGGTGCTGCTGCCGCTGGGTGGCATCCTGATGGTGCTGTCCTACCTCTGGCTGCGCCGCCGCGGGCAGCTCAGCACCCGCCGCCTGCTCGCCGTCTGGGCCCTGACCTGGTACGGGCTGGCCGTCCTCGGCGCGACGATGCTGCCGATGCACCTGGCCTGGGGGCCGGATGCCGGGCCGCCGGAGACCTATCGGATTCTGCTGATCCCGACGCTGAGCATGCGGCGGCGGGACTTCGTGCTGAACATGATGATGACGCTGCCGCTGGCCGCGCTGCTGCACGTGAATTTCGGCATCGCGGACAAGCTGCGGGTGGTGCGGATCGGGTTCCTGCTCAGTCTGTGCATCGAGATCACCCAGCTGGTGATGATTCTGACCGTGCACGGGAACCGCTGGGCGGATGTGAACGACCTGCTCTCGAACACCATCGGCACGATTTTCGGGTTCGTGGCGTGGCATCGGCTCATGCGTTCGGAGCGCGTCCGCAGCCTGGTGTTCGGAACGGCCCGGGAGCCGGCTCGGTCAGGGTGA
- a CDS encoding response regulator transcription factor, which yields MIRVLVVRDEGYFGVPVRTFLETEPDMHYVTTLPINPELAQRAAQLWPAVIVIDTEYMVSQVLPMADELHTAIPSCAMLLLCDPSKRGMLPPRRWNGGLNFLLKSAASSSLAESVRRLAAGERVVSPMLQAASLNTDRGLSTRELEVLGLAAEGESVKEIAGRLYLSGGTVRNYLSAVIAKTGARNRLDAIRIARKEGWLR from the coding sequence ATGATCCGGGTCCTGGTGGTGAGAGACGAGGGGTACTTCGGCGTCCCGGTGCGCACGTTCCTGGAGACCGAACCGGACATGCACTACGTCACCACGCTGCCGATCAACCCGGAGCTCGCCCAGCGTGCCGCTCAGCTCTGGCCCGCGGTGATCGTGATCGACACCGAGTACATGGTGAGTCAGGTCCTTCCGATGGCGGACGAGTTGCACACCGCGATTCCGTCCTGCGCGATGCTGCTGCTCTGTGATCCGTCGAAGCGGGGGATGCTGCCGCCCCGGCGGTGGAACGGGGGGCTGAACTTTCTGCTCAAGAGTGCCGCGTCGTCGTCGCTGGCGGAGTCCGTGCGCCGGCTCGCGGCGGGGGAGCGGGTGGTGTCGCCGATGCTGCAGGCCGCGTCGCTGAACACCGATCGGGGGCTGAGTACCCGGGAGTTGGAGGTGCTCGGGCTGGCCGCGGAGGGCGAGTCGGTGAAGGAGATCGCGGGTCGCCTTTACCTTTCCGGGGGTACCGTGCGGAATTACCTTTCCGCGGTGATCGCCAAGACCGGGGCCCGCAATCGCCTGGACGCCATTCGCATCGCGCGCAAAGAGGGCTGGCTCCGCTGA
- a CDS encoding CPBP family intramembrane glutamic endopeptidase yields the protein MGVLIAVLAIIVAVRIWARFGPGWAQPITGPAAAALLIAVSGLTSSQAGLRLSGLGYGLGGVAVVAIGYAVAVRVPAARRLFRVSYPRPWFTALVSVPLATVVFEEVAFRGVLWGLIDRDHGPIWATGVTAVLFGLWHLAPGRPWTDAIVTGVAGVVLGLLRAVGGGLVAPALVHWAADGLGVLAAARVSRDVDQWKAAPSGGG from the coding sequence GTGGGCGTCCTCATCGCGGTTCTGGCGATCATCGTCGCGGTCCGGATCTGGGCGCGGTTCGGTCCGGGCTGGGCCCAGCCCATCACCGGGCCTGCGGCCGCGGCGCTGCTCATCGCGGTCTCCGGCCTCACCTCGAGCCAGGCGGGGCTCAGGCTTTCCGGCTTGGGGTACGGCCTGGGTGGAGTCGCCGTCGTCGCGATCGGGTACGCCGTCGCGGTCCGGGTTCCGGCTGCTCGTCGGCTCTTTCGGGTGTCCTACCCCCGTCCGTGGTTCACCGCTCTGGTGTCGGTTCCGCTGGCCACGGTCGTCTTTGAGGAGGTCGCGTTTCGCGGTGTGCTGTGGGGGCTGATCGACCGTGATCACGGTCCGATCTGGGCGACCGGCGTGACCGCGGTGCTCTTCGGGCTCTGGCATCTCGCCCCGGGGCGGCCGTGGACAGACGCGATCGTCACCGGGGTGGCCGGCGTGGTCCTCGGGCTGCTGCGGGCGGTCGGGGGCGGCCTGGTCGCTCCGGCGCTCGTGCACTGGGCCGCCGACGGGCTGGGCGTGCTGGCCGCGGCGCGCGTCTCCCGAGATGTTGATCAGTGGAAAGCGGCACCGTCGGGAGGGGGATAA
- the fusA gene encoding elongation factor G, whose protein sequence is MRVRNLGILAHVDAGKTTLTERILFATGMTHKKGEVHDGTTVTDFDPQERDRGITIFAAAVSCDWAGHRLNLIDTPGHVDFSDEVERSLRVLDGAVAVFDGVAGVEPQSEAVWRAADRYGVPRIAFVNKLDRAGASLPAVVESIREKLDVVPLVVQLPIGSEGSFRGVVDLVRMRTMTWVDGVMSEESDTSVETRAARRALEEQVAAMHPAALEELGGISDDTLRTALRDLTAGGEATVVLCGSAYRNKGIEPLLDAIVDYLPAPTGDAENDLAALVFKVHTTRTGRLTYLRLYDGAIAKGDTVWDAGSGRTERIARILRVQADRHTEIDRAVAGDIVAVAGVKSAQVGATFSTRARPVTLEAPRITEPLVSVAVEARTRLDAQRLPQALAALAEEDPSLSVRVDAETGQTLLSGLGELHLEVAVEKLRQRTGLTVTTGRPQVAYRETVRSGVTGLLYRHVKQDGGAGQFAHVVLDVAPGEGFTFRSAVTGGRVPAEYIRAVEAGCREALATGPLGGHPVVGLRVTLTDGQTHPKDSSELAFRTAGKLGLRAALRACAIDVLEPVAEVTVSAPAETLGAVLGDLAARRGQVTDSAVRTVTALVPLAELFGYATRLLSRTHGRGTFTTRPAGYRPAA, encoded by the coding sequence ATGCGTGTCCGCAATCTCGGCATTCTCGCCCACGTCGACGCCGGCAAGACCACACTCACCGAGCGCATTCTCTTCGCTACCGGCATGACCCACAAAAAGGGCGAGGTGCACGACGGTACGACCGTCACCGACTTCGATCCACAGGAGCGCGACCGTGGGATCACCATCTTCGCCGCGGCCGTCAGCTGCGACTGGGCCGGTCACCGGCTCAACCTGATCGACACGCCCGGCCACGTCGACTTCTCCGACGAGGTGGAGCGGTCGCTGCGCGTGCTGGACGGCGCGGTCGCCGTGTTCGACGGGGTGGCCGGGGTCGAGCCGCAGTCCGAGGCGGTGTGGCGGGCGGCGGATCGCTACGGCGTGCCGCGGATCGCGTTCGTCAACAAGCTGGACCGCGCGGGTGCGTCGCTGCCGGCGGTGGTGGAGTCCATCCGGGAGAAGCTCGACGTCGTCCCGCTGGTCGTCCAGTTGCCGATCGGCAGCGAGGGCTCCTTCCGCGGTGTGGTCGACCTGGTCCGCATGCGGACGATGACGTGGGTTGACGGGGTCATGTCCGAGGAATCGGACACCTCGGTGGAGACTCGTGCCGCACGCCGCGCTCTCGAAGAGCAGGTCGCCGCCATGCACCCGGCCGCGTTGGAGGAGTTGGGCGGCATTTCCGACGACACCCTGCGGACGGCGCTCCGGGACCTCACCGCCGGCGGCGAGGCGACGGTCGTCCTCTGCGGCTCCGCCTACCGCAACAAGGGCATCGAGCCCCTGCTCGACGCCATCGTCGATTACCTCCCGGCGCCCACCGGCGACGCGGAGAACGATCTGGCCGCCCTGGTCTTCAAGGTGCACACCACGAGGACCGGCCGGCTCACCTACCTCCGCCTCTACGACGGCGCGATCGCGAAAGGAGACACCGTGTGGGACGCGGGCTCGGGCCGTACCGAAAGAATCGCCCGCATCCTGCGGGTCCAGGCCGACCGGCACACCGAGATCGACCGGGCCGTGGCCGGGGACATCGTCGCCGTCGCCGGGGTGAAGTCCGCCCAGGTGGGGGCCACGTTCTCCACCCGGGCGCGCCCGGTCACGCTGGAGGCGCCGCGGATCACCGAACCGCTGGTCTCGGTCGCTGTCGAGGCCCGCACGCGGCTCGACGCGCAGCGCCTGCCGCAGGCGCTGGCCGCGTTGGCCGAGGAGGACCCGTCGTTGTCCGTCCGCGTCGACGCGGAGACCGGCCAGACCCTGCTGTCCGGTCTGGGTGAGCTGCATCTGGAGGTCGCGGTGGAGAAGCTCCGGCAGCGCACCGGCCTGACCGTCACGACCGGGCGCCCGCAGGTGGCCTACCGGGAGACCGTCCGGAGCGGTGTGACCGGCCTGCTTTACCGGCACGTGAAGCAGGACGGTGGCGCCGGCCAGTTCGCGCACGTCGTGCTGGACGTCGCGCCCGGCGAGGGCTTCACCTTCCGGTCCGCGGTGACCGGCGGGCGGGTTCCGGCCGAGTACATCCGGGCGGTCGAGGCGGGCTGCCGGGAGGCGCTCGCCACGGGCCCGCTCGGCGGTCACCCGGTGGTCGGCCTGCGGGTCACGCTCACCGACGGGCAGACCCACCCGAAGGACTCGTCCGAGCTGGCGTTCCGGACCGCCGGCAAGCTGGGCCTGCGCGCGGCGCTCCGCGCCTGCGCGATCGACGTGCTCGAGCCGGTCGCGGAGGTCACGGTCAGTGCCCCGGCGGAGACGCTGGGCGCGGTCCTCGGCGACCTCGCGGCCCGGCGCGGCCAGGTCACCGATTCGGCGGTACGGACGGTGACCGCGCTCGTGCCGCTGGCCGAGTTGTTCGGCTATGCGACACGGTTGCTCAGCCGTACCCACGGGCGCGGCACGTTCACCACCCGCCCGGCCGGTTACCGCCCGGCGGCGTGA
- a CDS encoding sensor histidine kinase: protein MSETPHRIGPEWAWALNAGRAITLVVLAAATVALAAPEHRLLAVGALTISLCGSAYGLRHGPEQWVQRLIGLALFAAGGVTLLAVDGRAPGWLACGVAIIAGLARLPARAGLIFAGTVVVATCLAPLARGDDRDVPLMAAICGAALVVAVVVSGARNRAVTAEQLLDAEQSARESGAERDRLAERQRIAREIHDILAHTLSAQSVQLEGARLLLDRGADPADVRERIVIAQRMARDGLEQTRRAVQSLRGDARPLTEVLRALAGDADARYAESGTPWPLPPPAALTVERAVQEGLTNARKYAPGATVTVTVAYAEDALRVEVRDSGATTPPVEPPGGGYGLTGMRERAALIGADLLTGPDGKGYRICLTLPRSGPSASSSPTISAWSATASS, encoded by the coding sequence GTGTCCGAGACTCCGCATCGCATCGGCCCCGAGTGGGCGTGGGCCCTGAACGCCGGGCGTGCCATCACGCTCGTCGTGCTGGCCGCCGCCACCGTTGCGCTCGCCGCGCCGGAGCACCGTCTGCTCGCGGTGGGCGCCCTGACAATCAGTCTGTGCGGCTCGGCGTACGGCTTGCGCCACGGCCCCGAGCAGTGGGTCCAGCGCCTGATCGGCCTGGCCCTGTTCGCCGCCGGCGGGGTCACCCTGCTCGCCGTGGACGGTCGCGCACCCGGCTGGCTGGCCTGCGGCGTCGCGATCATCGCCGGGCTGGCCCGGCTCCCGGCCCGGGCCGGGCTGATCTTCGCCGGCACGGTCGTCGTCGCCACCTGCCTCGCGCCCCTGGCCCGCGGCGACGACCGGGACGTCCCGCTGATGGCCGCGATCTGCGGGGCCGCCCTGGTCGTCGCCGTGGTGGTGAGCGGCGCGCGGAACCGCGCGGTCACCGCCGAGCAGCTCCTCGACGCCGAGCAGTCGGCCCGCGAGTCCGGCGCCGAACGGGACCGGCTCGCCGAGCGGCAGCGGATCGCCCGGGAGATCCACGACATCCTGGCGCACACCCTCTCCGCCCAGTCCGTCCAGTTGGAGGGTGCCCGCCTGCTGCTCGACCGCGGCGCCGACCCCGCGGACGTGCGGGAGCGCATCGTGATCGCGCAGCGGATGGCGCGGGACGGCCTGGAGCAGACCCGCCGGGCCGTGCAGTCGCTACGCGGCGACGCCCGGCCACTGACCGAGGTCCTGCGCGCGCTGGCCGGCGACGCCGACGCGAGATATGCGGAGTCCGGCACGCCGTGGCCGCTGCCCCCGCCGGCCGCCCTCACCGTGGAACGCGCCGTCCAGGAGGGCCTGACCAACGCCCGGAAATATGCTCCCGGCGCGACCGTCACGGTGACCGTCGCCTACGCGGAGGACGCTCTGCGGGTGGAGGTGCGGGACTCCGGCGCGACGACCCCGCCGGTCGAGCCACCCGGCGGCGGCTACGGCCTCACCGGCATGCGCGAACGCGCGGCGCTGATCGGCGCCGACCTGCTCACCGGACCGGACGGAAAGGGATACCGGATATGTCTGACGCTGCCCAGGAGCGGCCCCTCCGCGTCGTCGTCGCCGACGATCAGCGCATGGTCCGCGACGGCATCCAGCTGA
- a CDS encoding response regulator transcription factor, with product MSDAAQERPLRVVVADDQRMVRDGIQLMLSLVGGVDVVRLAADGNEAVAAVAACDPDVVLMDLRMPNCDGVTATRRIRAEHPRTQVVVLTTFADDTDVFDALRAGARGYLTKDAGAEEVERALRRVAAGHADLDPSVQRRLLGWLPDRPASSPAGGGPAPDGLTDRELDVLRLIGNGLSNGEIATHLHVSESTVKTHVNHLFAKIRVRDRAQAVTYAFRNGIAS from the coding sequence ATGTCTGACGCTGCCCAGGAGCGGCCCCTCCGCGTCGTCGTCGCCGACGATCAGCGCATGGTCCGCGACGGCATCCAGCTGATGCTCTCGCTGGTCGGCGGCGTCGACGTGGTGCGGCTGGCCGCCGACGGCAACGAGGCGGTCGCCGCCGTCGCCGCGTGCGATCCGGACGTCGTGCTGATGGACCTGCGCATGCCGAACTGCGACGGGGTGACCGCCACCCGCCGGATCCGGGCCGAGCATCCGCGCACCCAGGTGGTCGTGCTGACCACGTTCGCCGACGACACCGACGTGTTCGACGCGCTGCGGGCCGGCGCCCGCGGCTACCTGACGAAGGACGCCGGCGCCGAGGAGGTGGAACGCGCCCTGCGCCGGGTCGCCGCCGGCCACGCCGACCTGGATCCGTCCGTCCAGCGCCGGCTGCTCGGCTGGCTCCCCGACCGGCCCGCGTCGTCGCCCGCCGGGGGTGGTCCGGCTCCGGACGGGCTGACCGATCGGGAGTTGGACGTGCTGCGCCTGATCGGCAACGGCCTGTCGAACGGGGAGATCGCCACGCACCTGCACGTCTCCGAGTCCACGGTGAAGACCCACGTGAACCACCTGTTCGCGAAGATCCGGGTCCGCGACCGAGCGCAGGCCGTCACCTACGCCTTCCGCAACGGCATCGCCTCCTGA